A window of the Branchiostoma floridae strain S238N-H82 chromosome 12, Bfl_VNyyK, whole genome shotgun sequence genome harbors these coding sequences:
- the LOC118426848 gene encoding ras-related protein Rap-2c-like produces the protein MIKMREYKVVVLGSGGVGKTALTVQFVTGQFMEKYDPTIEDFYRKEIEVDGAPSVLEILDTAGTEQFASMRDLYIKNGQGFLLVYSLTNYQTFQDIKPIRDQIIRVKGTEKVPLVLVGNKVDLESEREVPTSEGKALAQSWGVPFLETSAKSKHNVDDVFAEVVREMNFVQLPDQKDACCTCVIV, from the coding sequence ATGATTAAGATGCGGGAATATAAAGTGGTGGTGCTCGGCAGCGGAGGGGTGGGGAAGACTGCACTGACCGTCCAGTTTGTGACCGGTCAGTTCATGGAAAAGTATGACCCCACCATCGAGGACTTCTATAGGAAGGAGATCGAGGTCGACGGAGCGCCGTCGGTCTTAGAAATCTTAGACACGGCCGGGACGGAACAGTTCGCGTCCATGAGAGACTTGTATATCAAGAACGGACAAGGATTTTTATTGGTGTACAGCCTTACTAACTACCAAACGTTTCAAGACATCAAGCCAATCAGAGATCAGATTATAAGAGTGAAGGGGACGGAGAAAGTCCCGCTGGTATTGGTCGGGAACAAGGTCGACCTGGAGAGCGAGAGAGAAGTGCCTACGTCGGAGGGAAAGGCCCTGGCGCAGAGTTGGGGCGTACCGTTCCTGGAGACGTCGGCGAAAAGTAAACACAACGTGGACGACGTGTTCGCGGAGGTAGTCCGAGAAATGAACTTTGTGCAACTCCCAGACCAGAAGGATGcctgctgtacatgtgttataGTCTAA